In the Epinephelus lanceolatus isolate andai-2023 chromosome 6, ASM4190304v1, whole genome shotgun sequence genome, one interval contains:
- the lingo3a gene encoding leucine-rich repeat and immunoglobulin-like domain-containing nogo receptor-interacting protein 3a: MGASLGQDIGWLPPFLFLLLMITVSPTQGQGCPQRCECIAKHKTVSCYGKRLSALPDGIPLDTKILDLSGNKLRWVEHGDMLPYSRLEKLDLSENMISVLEPNAFSSLQNLQLLSLRGNQLKLVPMGAFSRLSNLTTLDLSGNKIVILLDFTFQDLKSLKNLEVGDNDLVYISNKAFLGLVGLKELTIERCNLTSVSSQSLSYLHNLVTLRLRYLSISALEDQNFRKLGNLRGLEIDHWPFLEHISPHSLQGLNLSWLSITHTNITSVPTSALRSLAHLTSLNLSYNPISVLESWALRDLVRLKELHLVNTNLMVVQPYALGGLRQIRLLNLSTNSLVSLEEGAFQSVNTLEMLRLDGNPLACDCRLLWILQRRKTLNFDGASPVCMTPVEVQGRALNAFSDSALFDHFTCQKPKIRNRKLQQVSAREGQVVSFICRAEGEPTPVIFWISPQRRRITTKSSGRLTVLPEGTLEIRYAQVTDSGTYICIASNAGGNDTYFATLTVSGLPLDAALMANRTYYAGDLNDTNLNDTRVFLKFTLDLKTILISTAMGCIMFLGVVLFCFILLFVWSRGRGQHKNNFSVEYSFRKVDGPAASGGQGGARKFNMKMI, from the coding sequence ATGGGGGCGAGCCTGGGCCAGGATATAGGCTGGCTCCCGCCTTTCCTGTTCTTGCTACTGATGATCACAGTGTCACCCACCCAGGGGCAAGGTTGTCCCCAGCGTTGTGAGTGCATTGCAAAACACAAGACTGTTTCCTGTTACGGTAAACGCCTGTCCGCCCTCCCAGATGGCATCCCGCTGGACACCAAGATCCTGGACCTGAGTGGGAATAAACTTCGCTGGGTAGAGCACGGGGACATGCTTCCATACTCACGTCTTGAGAAGCTGGACCTGAGCGAGAACATGATCAGTGTCCTGGAACCGAACGCCTTTTCTAGTCTCCAGAACCTGCAGTTACTTTCACTGAGGGGTAACCAATTAAAACTGGTCCCCATGGGGGCTTTTTCTCGTCTCTCCAACCTAACAACATTGGACCTCAGTGGGAATAAGATTGTAATTCTTTTGGACTTTACTTTCCAAGActtaaaaagtctgaaaaacCTTGAGGTTGGAGACAATGATCTAGTTTATATTTCCAACAAGGCTTTTTTGGGTTTAGTGGGGCTGAAGGAGCTGACCATCGAGAGGTGCAATCTGACGTCTGTGTCCAGCCAGTCTTTGTCCTACCTGCATAACCTGGTGACTCTGCGGCTCCGCTACCTCAGTATCTCTGCTTTAGAGGACCAGAACTTCCGTAAGCTGGGGAACCTGAGGGGCCTCGAGATCGACCACTGGCCCTTTTTGGAGCACATTTCCCCTCACAGCCTGCAGGGTCTTAACTTGTCTTGGCTGTCTATCACCCACACTAACATCACCTCTGTGCCCACCTCTGCCCTACGCAGTCTGGCTCACCTCACAAGCCTCAACCTGTCCTACAACCCTATCTCTGTGCTGGAGTCCTGGGCGCTGCGGGACCTTGTCAGGCTGAAGGAGCTGCACCTGGTCAACACAAACCTGATGGTAGTGCAGCCATATGCGCTGGGTGGTCTAAGACAAATCCGCCTCCTTAACCTCTCCACTAACAGCCTGGTGTCCCTGGAAGAGGGAGCCTTTCAGTCTGTCAACACTCTGGAGATGCTGCGCTTGGATGGGAACCCTCTGGCCTGCGACTGCCGCTTGCTATGGATCCTACAGCGCAGGAAGACCCTCAATTTTGACGGTGCCTCCCCAGTGTGCATGACGCCGGTGGAGGTGCAGGGACGAGCTCTTAACGCTTTCTCTGACTCAGCTCTCTTTGATCACTTTACCTGCCAGAAGCCCAAAATCCGCAACAGGAAACTGCAGCAGGTATCAGCCCGCGAGGGGCAGGTTGTGTCATTCATTTGCAGAGCAGAAGGCGAGCCGACACCAGTTATATTCTGGATCTCTCCTCAACGCCGCCGCATCACCACAAAGAGCAGCGGACGCCTGACTGTGTTACCAGAGGGCACGTTAGAAATTCGGTACGCTCAGGTGACAGACAGTGGAACCTACATCTGCATAGCCAGCAATGCTGGTGGAAATGACACCTATTTTGCCACACTTACAGTTAGCGGGCTGCCACTAGATGCAGCCCTAATGGCCAACCGCACATACTATGCTGGGGACCTTAATGACACAAATCTGAATGACACCAGAGTCTTCCTGAAGTTTACTCTGGACCTCAAAACCATCCTCATATCCACAGCTATGGGCTGTATCATGTTCCTGGGGGTAGTTCTCTTCTGTTTCATTCTGCTGTTTGTGTGGAGTCGAGGAAGAGGGCAGCACAAGAACAATTTTTCAGTGGAGTATTCCTTCAGAAAGGTGGATGGACCCGCTGCCAGCGGAGGACAGGGTGGGGCACGCAAGTTCAACATGAAAATGATTTGA